The following are from one region of the Bradyrhizobium septentrionale genome:
- a CDS encoding glutathione S-transferase family protein, with protein sequence MSIELHTWNTPNGRKISVALEEMGLPYKVIPVNIGKGEQMAPGFLEISPNNKIPAIVDPDGPGGKRISIFESGAILLYLGEKTGKFLPKPLAERIPVYEWLMWQMGGFGPMPGQVHHFIALEDEQDRAYGLKRYMAETRRLYGVLDRRLDGRDFVAGDLSVADFAILGWAWRHPRHKVDLADFPNVKRWYETLMARPATKRGMDAKLD encoded by the coding sequence ATGTCCATCGAGCTGCACACCTGGAACACGCCCAACGGCCGCAAGATCTCCGTCGCGCTGGAGGAAATGGGCCTGCCCTACAAGGTGATCCCGGTGAATATCGGCAAGGGCGAGCAGATGGCGCCCGGCTTCCTCGAAATCAGCCCGAACAACAAGATCCCCGCGATCGTCGACCCGGATGGCCCCGGCGGCAAGCGTATCAGCATCTTCGAGTCCGGTGCGATCCTGCTCTATCTCGGCGAGAAGACCGGCAAGTTCCTGCCGAAGCCGCTCGCCGAGCGGATTCCGGTCTATGAATGGCTGATGTGGCAGATGGGCGGTTTCGGCCCGATGCCGGGCCAGGTGCATCATTTCATCGCGCTGGAGGACGAGCAGGACCGCGCCTATGGCCTGAAGCGCTACATGGCTGAGACGCGGCGGCTCTACGGCGTGCTGGACCGTCGGCTGGATGGCCGCGACTTCGTCGCCGGCGATCTCTCGGTCGCCGATTTCGCCATCCTCGGCTGGGCCTGGCGCCATCCGCGCCACAAGGTCGATCTGGCCGACTTCCCCAACGTCAAGCGCTGGTACGAGACGCTGATGGCCCGCCCCGCCACCAAGCGCGGCATGGACGCGAAGCTGGATTGA
- the pyrE gene encoding orotate phosphoribosyltransferase, which produces MSKSASRARLAEIIRKRSFGRGEITLASGRKSDFYFNLKPTMLDPEGAALLAELTYEALKDDNLDFVGGLEMGAVPLAGAIAQLSWLKGHPIAAFFVRKKPKEHGARLAVEGLAKGETLAGKRIVIVEDVTTTGGSALKAVEAVREAGGEIALVFTMVDREEGATETFAEAGLPFRALYKAGEFLKG; this is translated from the coding sequence TTGTCCAAATCAGCCTCCCGCGCCCGCCTCGCCGAGATCATCCGCAAGCGTTCGTTCGGCCGCGGCGAGATCACGTTGGCGTCGGGCCGCAAGAGCGACTTCTATTTCAACCTGAAGCCGACGATGCTCGATCCCGAAGGCGCGGCGCTGCTCGCCGAGCTCACCTATGAGGCGCTGAAGGATGACAATCTGGATTTCGTCGGCGGGCTCGAGATGGGCGCAGTGCCGCTCGCCGGCGCCATCGCACAGCTCTCCTGGCTGAAGGGCCACCCGATCGCCGCCTTCTTCGTGCGCAAGAAGCCGAAGGAGCACGGCGCGCGGCTTGCCGTCGAAGGGCTCGCCAAGGGAGAGACCCTGGCAGGCAAGCGGATCGTGATCGTCGAGGACGTCACCACGACAGGCGGCTCGGCGCTGAAAGCGGTGGAAGCCGTGCGCGAGGCCGGCGGCGAGATCGCGCTGGTCTTCACCATGGTCGACCGCGAGGAAGGCGCCACCGAGACGTTTGCCGAAGCCGGACTGCCGTTCCGCGCGCTGTACAAGGCCGGCGAGTTTTTGAAGGGCTGA
- a CDS encoding DUF3369 domain-containing protein: MAEQDDVLQLIDDTESPPEDSSARKWRIAVIDDDHAVHEGTRFALSDYNLNGSTLEILSAYSAAEGRTLMRDNPDIAAVLLDVIMETDVAGLELVEYIRNEIKNETVRIILRTGQPGQAPERRVIVQYDINDYKAKTELTADKLFTSLTAALRSYQQLERMVQTRRGLEIIIDAASTLYDFKSMQRLAEGVLTQLASLLNVDCAGILVLRDDGNAAACDFSVLACSGCYSRFIGTTSSKALDADLRHMVEAAFQRRKNEFADHRSVLYSRTGSGREVVVLLQAERQLSDTDRALVEIFSSRLSIAFDNVILYQQLHEANSQLEDRVAQRTRALMQANRRLSAQWLRLQRANGFKNEILGTVAHDLKNPLGVILGRTEMLTELIGAGSPKESVTSQVEHIRDATKRLTSMVDHLISDAMADAFDITIRREPVDVAALVNEVTEANLPSAVNKQQSISVSGPQHFVTMCDSDRIREAIDNLVSNAIKYSPIGGKITVSVSHEGEDTVIRISDQGPGLSPEDLGRLFGRFQRLSAKPTAGESSTGLGLSIVKRIIDMHGGHVTAQSPGPGQGSTFTVTLPATETS, encoded by the coding sequence ATGGCCGAACAGGACGATGTCCTCCAACTGATCGACGATACCGAGAGCCCCCCGGAGGACTCGTCGGCCCGCAAATGGAGGATCGCCGTCATCGACGACGATCACGCCGTCCATGAAGGCACCCGGTTCGCGCTCAGCGACTACAATCTGAACGGCTCGACGCTGGAAATCCTCTCGGCCTACTCCGCGGCCGAAGGCCGCACGCTGATGCGGGACAACCCTGATATCGCAGCCGTGCTGCTCGACGTCATCATGGAGACCGACGTCGCCGGCCTCGAGCTCGTCGAGTACATCCGCAACGAGATCAAGAACGAGACCGTCCGCATCATCCTGCGCACCGGCCAGCCCGGCCAGGCGCCGGAACGGCGCGTCATCGTGCAGTACGACATCAACGACTACAAGGCGAAGACCGAGCTCACCGCCGACAAGCTGTTCACCTCGCTGACGGCGGCGCTGCGCAGCTACCAGCAGCTCGAGCGCATGGTGCAGACAAGGCGCGGGCTCGAGATCATCATCGACGCCGCCTCGACCCTGTACGATTTCAAGTCGATGCAGCGTCTCGCCGAAGGCGTGCTGACCCAGCTCGCCTCGCTGCTCAATGTCGATTGCGCCGGGATCCTGGTGCTGCGCGACGACGGCAACGCGGCCGCATGCGATTTCTCGGTGCTGGCCTGCTCGGGCTGCTACAGCCGCTTCATCGGCACCACCTCGTCGAAGGCGCTCGATGCGGACCTGCGGCACATGGTGGAGGCCGCGTTCCAGCGCCGCAAGAACGAGTTCGCCGACCACCGCAGCGTGCTCTATTCGCGCACCGGCAGCGGCCGCGAGGTCGTGGTGCTGCTGCAGGCCGAACGCCAGCTCTCCGACACCGACCGTGCGCTGGTCGAGATCTTCTCGAGCCGGCTGTCGATCGCGTTCGACAATGTGATCCTCTACCAGCAGCTGCACGAGGCCAACAGCCAACTCGAGGACCGCGTCGCGCAGCGCACCCGCGCGCTGATGCAGGCCAACCGGCGGCTGTCGGCGCAGTGGCTGCGGCTGCAGCGCGCCAACGGCTTCAAGAACGAGATCCTCGGCACCGTCGCCCACGACCTGAAGAATCCGCTCGGCGTGATCCTCGGCCGCACCGAGATGCTGACCGAACTGATCGGCGCCGGCTCGCCGAAGGAGAGCGTCACGTCGCAGGTCGAGCACATCAGGGATGCCACCAAGCGGCTGACCTCGATGGTCGACCACCTGATCTCGGATGCGATGGCCGATGCCTTCGACATCACCATTCGCCGCGAGCCGGTCGACGTCGCGGCCCTCGTCAACGAGGTCACCGAGGCCAATTTGCCCTCGGCCGTCAACAAGCAGCAGAGCATCTCGGTCTCGGGTCCGCAGCATTTCGTCACAATGTGCGACTCCGACCGGATCCGCGAGGCGATCGACAACCTCGTCAGCAACGCCATCAAATACTCGCCGATCGGCGGCAAGATCACGGTCTCGGTCAGCCACGAGGGCGAAGACACCGTAATCCGCATCTCCGACCAGGGCCCCGGCCTCAGCCCCGAGGATCTCGGGCGGCTGTTCGGCCGGTTCCAGCGGCTGTCGGCCAAGCCGACCGCGGGCGAGAGCTCGACCGGCCTCGGCCTCTCCATCGTCAAGCGCATCATCGACATGCATGGCGGCCATGTGACCGCTCAGAGCCCCGGTCCCGGACAGGGGTCGACCTTTACGGTTACACTGCCGGCGACAGAGACATCATGA
- a CDS encoding GIY-YIG nuclease family protein — MNAAAYYVYILASRRHGTLYIGVSNDLCNRLTLHRSGRGSQFVKKYGVMRLVYVEVYASPQEAIAREKALKEWRRDWKIRLIEQDNPEWSDLSHLL; from the coding sequence ATGAATGCCGCAGCCTACTACGTTTACATTCTCGCGAGCCGCCGCCATGGGACGCTCTACATCGGCGTCAGCAACGATCTTTGCAATCGGCTGACGCTCCATCGCTCCGGACGCGGCTCACAATTCGTCAAGAAATACGGCGTCATGCGACTGGTTTACGTAGAGGTCTACGCTTCGCCACAGGAGGCGATTGCACGGGAAAAAGCGCTGAAGGAATGGCGCCGCGACTGGAAGATTCGCCTGATCGAGCAAGATAATCCGGAGTGGAGCGACCTGTCCCATCTTCTCTAA
- a CDS encoding LysE family translocator, whose amino-acid sequence MPHTSALLGFALVCLGMVLTPGPNMMYLISRSITQGPGAGIVSLGGVALGFVFYMLCAAFGITALLFAIPYAYDALRFAGAAYLLWLAWQALKPGGRSPFQVRTLKVDGPRKLFAMGFVTNLLNPKIAMLYLALLPQFIDPAGGSVLTQSLALGSIQIVISVSVNAMIALAAGSIAVFLGTRPTWLLVQRWLMGTVLAGLAMKMALEARRA is encoded by the coding sequence ATGCCCCACACATCCGCTCTGCTCGGCTTTGCACTCGTCTGCCTCGGCATGGTGCTGACGCCGGGCCCGAACATGATGTACCTGATCTCGCGCTCGATCACGCAAGGGCCCGGGGCCGGCATCGTCTCGCTCGGCGGCGTTGCGCTCGGCTTCGTGTTCTACATGCTGTGCGCGGCGTTCGGCATCACCGCGCTGCTGTTTGCGATTCCCTACGCCTATGACGCGCTGCGCTTTGCCGGCGCCGCCTATCTGCTCTGGCTGGCATGGCAGGCGCTGAAGCCTGGCGGCCGCTCGCCGTTCCAGGTCAGGACGCTCAAGGTCGACGGCCCGCGCAAGCTGTTTGCGATGGGCTTCGTCACCAATCTGCTGAACCCGAAGATCGCGATGCTTTATCTCGCGCTGCTGCCGCAGTTCATCGATCCCGCAGGCGGCAGCGTGCTGACGCAGTCGCTCGCGCTCGGCTCGATCCAGATCGTGATCAGCGTCAGCGTCAACGCGATGATCGCGCTCGCCGCCGGCTCGATCGCGGTGTTCCTCGGCACCCGCCCGACCTGGCTGCTGGTGCAGCGCTGGCTGATGGGCACGGTGCTCGCAGGGCTTGCGATGAAGATGGCGCTGGAAGCGCGGAGGGCGTAA
- a CDS encoding DUF2865 domain-containing protein, with product MRRRVMLAAAAFAGSVLVVPAPVSAEGLFDLFFGGSQKQQGRQAPPQANFFADPFGLNQQPERQTSAPISAPRVAGSGPAYCVRSCDGKYFPLTMRGNATPAQLCQAFCPASATKVYYGGHIDSAASTTGERYADSENAFAYRKALRADCTCNGRDPAGLAPVDLALDASLRAGDVIATTDGLVAYTGVRVGNEQSFDFTPIASYPGLTAAVRARLGEMKVAPVSAELAGDAPLPETSRDVAPSAPSSVVPKGNAAKPAKRAEAN from the coding sequence ATGCGGCGCCGCGTGATGCTTGCCGCCGCAGCGTTTGCGGGTTCCGTGCTGGTCGTCCCCGCGCCCGTCTCGGCCGAAGGGCTGTTCGACTTGTTCTTCGGCGGTTCCCAGAAGCAGCAGGGCCGGCAGGCCCCGCCCCAGGCCAATTTCTTCGCCGATCCGTTCGGCCTCAACCAGCAGCCGGAACGGCAGACGTCCGCGCCCATCTCGGCGCCGCGCGTGGCCGGTTCCGGGCCCGCTTATTGTGTGCGCAGCTGCGACGGCAAATATTTTCCGCTCACCATGCGCGGCAATGCGACGCCGGCGCAGCTCTGCCAGGCGTTCTGTCCGGCGAGCGCGACCAAGGTCTATTACGGCGGCCATATCGACAGTGCCGCGTCGACCACCGGCGAGCGCTATGCCGACAGTGAAAACGCCTTCGCCTATCGCAAGGCGCTGCGCGCCGACTGCACCTGCAACGGCCGCGACCCCGCCGGGCTTGCGCCGGTCGACCTCGCGCTCGATGCCTCGCTGCGTGCCGGCGACGTGATCGCGACCACCGACGGCCTCGTCGCCTATACCGGCGTCCGCGTCGGCAACGAGCAGTCCTTCGACTTCACGCCGATCGCCTCCTATCCCGGACTGACCGCGGCGGTCCGCGCGCGGCTCGGCGAAATGAAGGTCGCTCCCGTCAGCGCCGAGCTCGCCGGCGACGCGCCGCTGCCGGAGACCAGCCGCGATGTCGCGCCGTCGGCGCCGTCCTCGGTGGTGCCGAAGGGCAACGCGGCAAAGCCCGCCAAGCGGGCCGAGGCGAACTGA
- the polA gene encoding DNA polymerase I, giving the protein MPKTASTDPAKSAPKTAPKPVAAEPVATKAAAKGDHVFLVDGSGYIFRAYHALPPLNRKSDGLQVNAVLGFCNMLWKLLRDMPEDNRPTHLAIVFDKSEVTFRNKLYPDYKAHRPPAPDDLIPQFALIREAVRAFDLPCLEQSGFEADDLIATYARLATERGATTTIVSSDKDLMQLVNDKVVMYDTMKDRRIGRDEVIEKFGVPPEKVVEVQALAGDSTDNVPGVPGIGIKTAAQLIIEYGDLDQLLFRAGEIKQPKRREALLENAEKARISRQLVLLDDKVALDVPLDDLAVHEPDSRRLVAFLKAMEFSTLTRRVAEYAQIDPANVDADPGNKSGASVFSPLPPSDVTPAPGNGSTASAPATPASRERGKPSGARDDKNSSLKGTPGALAGTRGEAIRNTGFDRKAYQAIGSLDQLKAFVARVPDTGYLAIEAMSESIDPMQGELSGLALALAPNDACYVPLSHRQPGGGAGLFDAGLAPGQIKAADALAALKPLLESVGIQKVGFNVKFTSVMLAQHGITLRNIDDAQLMSYALDAGRGSHALESLAERWFEHAVVSYGGLVGSGKGKLTFDQVTIDKATEYAAESADLILRLWRVLKPRLVAERMTTVYETLERPLVSVLARMERRGISIDRQVLSRLSGDFAQTAARVEAEIQQIAGEPVNVGSPKQIGDIIFGKMGLPGGTKTKTGAWSTTAQVLDDLAEQGLEFPKKILEWRQVSKLKSTYTDALPTYVNPQTHRVHTTYALAATTTGRLSSNEPNLQNIPVRTEDGRKIRRAFIATPGHKLVSADYSQIELRLLAEIADVPVLRQAFRDGLDIHAMTASEMFGVPIKDMPSEVRRRAKAINFGIIYGISAFGLANQLGIAREEASAYIKKYFERFPGIRAYMDETKDFCRRNGYVTTLFGRKCYYPDIKASNASVRAFNERAAINARLQGTAADIIRRAMIRVEDALAEKKLSAQMLLQVHDELIFEVPDDEVAATLPVVQKVMQDAPFPAVILSLPLQVDARAANNWDEAH; this is encoded by the coding sequence ATGCCGAAAACAGCCTCCACAGACCCCGCCAAATCAGCCCCGAAGACCGCCCCCAAGCCCGTTGCCGCCGAGCCCGTTGCTACCAAGGCCGCGGCGAAGGGCGACCATGTCTTCCTGGTCGACGGTTCGGGCTACATCTTCCGCGCCTATCACGCGCTGCCGCCGCTGAACCGCAAGTCCGACGGGCTGCAGGTCAATGCCGTGCTCGGCTTCTGCAACATGCTGTGGAAGCTGCTGCGCGACATGCCGGAGGACAACCGGCCGACCCATCTGGCGATCGTGTTCGACAAGTCAGAGGTCACCTTCCGCAACAAGCTCTATCCCGACTACAAGGCGCACCGGCCGCCGGCGCCGGACGATTTGATCCCGCAATTCGCGCTGATCCGCGAGGCGGTGCGCGCTTTCGACCTGCCCTGCCTCGAGCAGTCAGGCTTTGAGGCCGATGATCTGATCGCGACCTATGCGCGGCTGGCGACCGAGCGCGGCGCCACCACGACGATCGTGTCTTCCGACAAGGACTTGATGCAGCTCGTCAACGACAAGGTCGTGATGTACGACACCATGAAGGATCGCCGCATCGGCCGCGACGAGGTGATCGAGAAATTCGGCGTGCCGCCGGAGAAGGTGGTCGAGGTGCAGGCGCTGGCCGGCGATTCCACCGATAACGTTCCCGGTGTGCCAGGCATCGGCATCAAGACCGCGGCACAATTGATCATCGAGTATGGCGATCTCGATCAGCTGCTGTTCCGCGCCGGCGAGATCAAGCAGCCGAAGCGGCGCGAGGCGCTGCTCGAGAACGCCGAGAAAGCCCGCATCTCGCGCCAGCTCGTGCTGCTCGACGACAAGGTCGCGCTCGACGTGCCGCTCGACGACCTTGCCGTGCATGAGCCCGACTCGCGCCGGCTGGTCGCCTTCCTCAAGGCGATGGAGTTCTCCACCCTCACCCGCCGCGTCGCCGAATACGCGCAGATCGATCCCGCCAATGTCGACGCCGATCCCGGCAACAAGAGCGGCGCCAGCGTGTTCTCGCCACTGCCGCCGTCGGATGTCACGCCCGCGCCCGGAAACGGATCGACCGCTTCTGCACCCGCAACGCCGGCTTCGAGAGAGCGCGGCAAGCCGAGCGGCGCGCGCGATGACAAGAACTCCAGCCTGAAGGGTACGCCGGGAGCGCTGGCTGGGACCCGCGGCGAAGCGATCCGCAACACCGGCTTCGACCGCAAGGCGTATCAGGCGATCGGCAGCCTCGACCAGCTCAAGGCCTTCGTCGCCCGCGTGCCCGACACCGGCTATCTCGCGATCGAGGCGATGTCCGAATCGATCGACCCGATGCAAGGCGAGCTCTCGGGACTTGCACTGGCACTGGCGCCGAACGACGCCTGCTACGTGCCGCTCAGCCACCGGCAGCCCGGCGGCGGCGCAGGCCTGTTCGATGCAGGTCTCGCACCCGGCCAGATCAAGGCTGCCGACGCGCTTGCGGCGCTGAAGCCGCTGCTGGAGTCCGTTGGAATTCAGAAGGTCGGCTTCAACGTCAAGTTCACCTCGGTGATGCTGGCGCAGCACGGCATCACGCTGCGCAACATCGATGATGCGCAGCTGATGTCTTACGCACTCGATGCCGGCCGTGGCTCGCATGCGCTGGAGTCGCTCGCCGAACGCTGGTTCGAGCATGCCGTCGTCAGCTATGGCGGCCTCGTCGGCAGCGGCAAGGGCAAGCTGACCTTCGATCAGGTCACGATCGACAAGGCGACCGAATACGCCGCCGAAAGCGCCGATTTGATCCTGCGGCTGTGGCGCGTGCTGAAGCCGCGCCTCGTCGCCGAGCGGATGACCACGGTCTACGAGACGCTGGAGCGGCCGCTGGTGTCGGTGCTGGCGCGGATGGAGCGGCGCGGCATCTCGATCGACCGCCAGGTGCTGTCGCGCCTGTCGGGTGATTTCGCCCAGACCGCGGCGCGCGTCGAGGCCGAGATCCAGCAGATCGCCGGCGAGCCGGTCAATGTCGGCAGCCCGAAGCAAATCGGCGACATCATTTTCGGCAAGATGGGATTGCCAGGCGGCACCAAGACCAAGACCGGCGCCTGGTCGACCACCGCGCAGGTGCTGGACGATCTCGCTGAACAAGGCCTCGAATTCCCCAAGAAGATCCTGGAGTGGCGCCAGGTCTCGAAGCTGAAATCGACCTACACCGACGCGCTGCCGACCTACGTCAATCCGCAGACCCATCGTGTGCACACCACCTACGCGCTGGCTGCGACCACGACGGGGCGGCTGTCGTCGAACGAGCCGAATTTGCAGAACATCCCTGTCAGAACCGAGGACGGCCGCAAGATCCGCCGCGCCTTCATCGCGACGCCGGGTCACAAGCTGGTGTCGGCCGACTACTCCCAGATTGAGCTGCGGCTGCTTGCCGAGATCGCCGACGTGCCGGTGCTGCGTCAGGCATTCCGCGACGGGCTCGACATTCACGCCATGACCGCCTCCGAAATGTTCGGCGTGCCGATCAAGGATATGCCGAGCGAGGTGCGCCGCCGCGCCAAGGCGATCAACTTCGGCATCATCTACGGCATCTCGGCGTTCGGCCTCGCCAACCAGCTCGGCATCGCCCGCGAGGAAGCTTCCGCCTACATCAAGAAATATTTCGAGCGCTTCCCGGGCATCCGCGCCTATATGGACGAGACCAAGGACTTCTGCCGCCGCAACGGCTATGTGACGACGCTGTTCGGCCGCAAGTGCTATTACCCCGATATCAAGGCCTCCAACGCCTCGGTGCGCGCCTTCAACGAACGCGCCGCGATCAACGCCCGCCTGCAGGGCACCGCCGCCGACATCATCCGCCGCGCCATGATCCGGGTCGAGGACGCACTCGCCGAGAAGAAGCTCTCGGCGCAGATGCTGCTGCAGGTGCACGACGAACTGATCTTCGAGGTGCCCGACGACGAAGTCGCGGCGACGCTGCCCGTCGTGCAAAAGGTGATGCAGGATGCGCCGTTCCCCGCGGTGATCCTGTCGCTGCCGCTGCAGGTCGACGCCCGCGCCGCCAACAATTGGGACGAGGCGCACTAG
- a CDS encoding response regulator: MNQNPHIFIVDDEAPAREMVGDYLKMHGFGVTLCDGGKSLRKEIESSTPDLVVLDLNMPEEDGLSIIRDLKSKINVPVIMLTATASPIDRVVGLELGADDYVAKPCELRELMARIRSVLRRSGPAKSAAPEPAGAKAEKEQLVRFGTKWLDLEAQALRDDEGNEHPLTASEFGLLKVFAANPKRVLSRERLLELANARDAEAFDRAVDLRIMRIRRKIEFDPTKPSVIRTIRGGGYLFSPTGDKA; the protein is encoded by the coding sequence ATGAACCAGAACCCGCATATCTTCATCGTCGACGACGAGGCGCCGGCCCGCGAGATGGTCGGCGATTACCTCAAGATGCACGGCTTTGGCGTGACGCTGTGCGATGGCGGCAAGAGCCTGCGCAAGGAGATCGAGAGCAGCACGCCCGATCTCGTGGTGCTGGACCTCAACATGCCCGAGGAAGACGGGCTGTCGATCATTCGCGACCTCAAGAGCAAGATCAACGTCCCCGTCATCATGCTGACAGCTACTGCCAGCCCGATCGACCGCGTCGTCGGCCTCGAGCTCGGCGCCGACGATTACGTCGCAAAACCCTGCGAGCTGCGCGAGCTGATGGCGCGCATCCGCTCGGTGCTGCGGCGGAGCGGCCCCGCGAAATCAGCAGCGCCGGAACCGGCCGGTGCGAAGGCCGAAAAGGAGCAATTGGTGCGGTTCGGCACCAAATGGCTCGATCTCGAGGCCCAGGCCTTGCGCGACGACGAGGGCAATGAGCACCCGCTGACGGCCTCCGAATTCGGCCTGCTGAAGGTGTTCGCGGCCAATCCGAAGCGGGTTCTGTCGCGCGAGCGGCTGCTGGAACTCGCCAATGCGCGCGACGCGGAAGCCTTCGACCGCGCCGTCGACCTGCGCATCATGCGGATCCGCCGCAAGATCGAATTCGATCCGACCAAGCCATCGGTGATCCGGACCATCCGGGGCGGCGGCTACCTGTTCTCGCCGACCGGCGACAAGGCCTGA